The following are encoded in a window of Mycoplasma anserisalpingitidis genomic DNA:
- a CDS encoding M13 family metallopeptidase has product MNKNSLKNDFFNHINHEWLEKTQIPSDRPSISGFGELDLAIEKLIIDLTLGFADGSKEMPDNKYIKEYIKLFRKFYNVDQRAQDSYKPAHKILSKIEELESFDELNEKFIEFQRDFTYLPVDFGVAEDMKNSKMNVLWAETPGLILPDKTDYEDVENRDKKLNAWKSMVKKLLIKYGKTEEESEKLLDDAIKFDSLLVESSKNSVEMAQYTKLYNPLNQEEIKKYFIGFDLINHASVLVENKPINKVIFPNEKIFPVFKNIFNENNFKIYKSALFVFNLLKVAPFLNEESRIISGEFSRFLSGTKEAKSLLKYSVNSALAYYSIPFGIYYAKTYFGEENKKEVEKMIEEMIQVYKERLESNSWLERKTIEKALEKLSKIEYMVAYPEELQPVYDHLFINESKSLVENIFELNAVRNKFSFKKYLEETNPKYWSMSPATVNAYYNPMKNHIVFPSAILSYPFYSPKNSSAANFGGIGAVIAHEISHAFDNNGSQFDSDGNLNNWWTENDLAKFNKKIEHIIRLFDGREVISEQKCNGTLTASENIADCGGFQCAYEAASRRSDFNRRDFFESWARIWRFKSSDEYIKLLLSVDVHAPAKLRANVHLMNSAEFQEEFDITENDKMYLPKEEMLEIW; this is encoded by the coding sequence ATGAATAAAAATAGTTTAAAAAATGATTTTTTTAATCATATAAATCACGAATGACTTGAAAAAACACAAATTCCTTCAGATAGACCTTCAATTTCAGGTTTTGGAGAATTAGATTTAGCCATCGAAAAATTAATTATTGATTTAACGTTAGGTTTTGCTGATGGTTCAAAAGAAATGCCTGATAACAAATACATTAAAGAATATATAAAATTATTTAGAAAATTTTACAACGTTGATCAAAGAGCACAAGATTCATATAAACCAGCACATAAAATTTTATCTAAAATCGAAGAATTAGAATCGTTTGATGAATTAAATGAAAAATTCATTGAGTTTCAAAGAGATTTCACTTACTTACCTGTTGATTTTGGTGTTGCTGAAGACATGAAAAACAGTAAAATGAATGTCTTGTGAGCTGAAACTCCTGGACTAATTCTTCCGGATAAAACTGATTATGAAGATGTCGAAAATAGGGATAAAAAATTAAATGCATGAAAATCAATGGTTAAAAAATTGTTGATTAAATATGGAAAAACTGAAGAAGAAAGCGAAAAACTTTTAGACGATGCAATTAAATTTGATTCATTATTAGTTGAATCTTCAAAAAACAGTGTTGAGATGGCACAGTACACAAAACTTTATAACCCATTAAATCAAGAAGAAATCAAAAAATACTTTATTGGTTTTGATTTAATTAACCATGCTTCTGTATTAGTTGAAAACAAACCTATTAATAAGGTAATTTTCCCTAATGAAAAAATTTTTCCGGTATTTAAAAATATTTTTAACGAAAATAACTTTAAAATCTATAAATCAGCTTTATTTGTCTTTAACTTATTAAAAGTTGCGCCATTTTTAAATGAAGAATCAAGAATTATTTCTGGGGAATTTAGTAGATTTTTAAGTGGAACAAAAGAAGCAAAATCATTACTTAAATATTCTGTAAATTCAGCGCTAGCATATTATTCAATTCCTTTTGGTATTTACTACGCCAAAACATATTTTGGTGAAGAAAATAAAAAGGAAGTAGAAAAAATGATCGAAGAAATGATTCAAGTTTATAAAGAAAGACTTGAATCAAATAGCTGACTTGAAAGAAAAACAATTGAAAAAGCTTTAGAAAAATTAAGCAAAATTGAATATATGGTTGCTTATCCCGAAGAACTTCAACCTGTTTATGATCATTTATTTATCAATGAAAGCAAATCTCTTGTCGAAAATATTTTTGAATTAAATGCAGTTAGAAATAAATTCTCATTTAAAAAATATTTAGAAGAAACAAATCCAAAATATTGAAGCATGTCACCTGCAACTGTTAACGCATATTACAATCCAATGAAGAACCATATTGTTTTCCCATCTGCTATTCTTTCATACCCATTCTACTCACCAAAAAATAGTTCAGCTGCTAACTTCGGTGGAATTGGTGCTGTTATAGCTCATGAAATATCTCATGCTTTTGACAATAATGGTTCACAATTCGATTCAGATGGTAATTTAAATAATTGATGAACAGAAAACGATTTAGCAAAATTCAATAAAAAAATTGAACATATTATTAGATTATTTGATGGAAGAGAAGTTATTAGTGAACAAAAATGTAATGGTACTTTAACAGCATCAGAAAATATTGCTGACTGTGGTGGTTTCCAATGTGCTTATGAAGCCGCAAGCAGAAGAAGTGATTTTAATAGAAGAGATTTCTTTGAATCATGAGCAAGAATTTGAAGATTTAAATCAAGCGACGAATACATTAAACTTCTTTTAAGTGTGGACGTTCACGCTCCAGCTAAATTAAGAGCTAATGTTCATTTAATGAATTCAGCAGAATTCCAAGAAGAATTTGATATTACAGAAAATGACAAAATGTATCTTCCTAAAGAAGAAATGTTAGAAATTTGATAA